One Setaria viridis chromosome 7, Setaria_viridis_v4.0, whole genome shotgun sequence genomic region harbors:
- the LOC117863117 gene encoding probable inactive methyltransferase Os04g0175900: protein MSNPAAGAAVDGDEATCLHALELISSFAVSMTVKAAIELGLIDALSTAAGRAMTADELSAQLPTADKAEAAASVDRLLRLLASYNVVNCSTETGPSGEALQRRYTATPVCRWLTSNSGEGSLAPLAMFAVDEDYLPSWHHLGAAVAGGGPAAFERAHGVPMFRYMGMNTRLNRVFNQAMAQQTMMVIGKLLDRFKGFDGIGVLVDVGGGTGATLEMITSRYKHIKGINFDLPHALSEAPAIPGVQHVTGNMFEEVPYGDAIFLKSILHLQNDEDCMKILSNCHRALPERGKVIAVEIVLPAIPEATPVAQNPFRLDVIMLNNFRGGKERTEQEFVKLARDSGFEGEFGSTYIFANYWALEFSK, encoded by the exons ATGAGTAATCCAGCAGCTGGTGCTGCCGTTGACGGCGACGAGGCCACTTGCCTGCACGCTCTAGAGCTCATCTCGTCCTTTGCTGTCTCCATGACCGTGAAGGCCGCGATCGAGCTCGGCCTTATCGATGCACTCAgcacggccgccggccgggcgatGACAGCGGACGAGCTGTCCGCGCAGCTCCCGACCGCGGACAAGGCTGAAGCGGCTGCCTCGGTGGACCGGCTGCTCCGGCTCCTGGCGTCCTACAACGTGGTGAATTGCTCGACGGAGACAGGTCCCAGCGGCGAGGCGCTCCAGCGGCGGTACACGGCCACGCCTGTGTGCCGGTGGCTCACCAGCAACAGCGGCGAGGGCTCTCTAGCTCCGCTGGCCATGTTCGCCGTCGACGAAGACTACTTGCCCTCCTG GCATCATCTTGGggccgcggtggccggcggcgggccagcAGCGTTCGAGAGGGCGCACGGGGTGCCTATGTTCCGGTACATGGGGATGAACACGAGGCTGAACAGGGTGTTCAACCAGGCCATGGCGCAGCAGACGATGATGGTGATCGGCAAGCTTCTGGACCGCTTCAAGGGGTTCGACGGCATCGGCGTGCTCgtggacgtcggcggcggcaccggtgCCACACTGGAGATGATCACTTCCCGGTACAAGCACATCAAGGGCATCAATTTTGACCTGCCTCATGCCCTCTCTGAGGCTCCGGCTATACCTG GTGTACAGCACGTAACCGGAAATATGTTTGAAGAAGTGCCCTATGGAGATGCAATTTTCCTAAAG TCAATCCTTCATCTACAGAATGATGAGGACTGCATGAAGATCCTCTCGAACTGCCACCGTGCCCTCCCAGAGCGTGGCAAGGTTATCGCCGTGGAGATCGTCTTGCCCGCTATCCCAGAGGCCACCCCAGTGGCTCAGAATCCGTTCCGACTTGATGTCATCATGCTTAACAATTTTCGAGGAGGGAAAGAGAGGACAGAGCAGGAATTCGTCAAGCTTGCAAGGGACTCCGGCTTTGAGGGCGAGTTCGGGTCAACCTATATCTTCGCCAATTATTGGGCTTTGGAGTTCTCAAAGTAG